One genomic region from Flagellimonas oceani encodes:
- a CDS encoding RagB/SusD family nutrient uptake outer membrane protein, with protein sequence MKTYYYRIALTIMLSGLLGCEERLEEEVFSELSPSTLFTSEQGLSSLLNAAYAYSHRAGDDESWSPYYLGTMPAGEVWGAGGSIESVWQSLIDYNWDSNHGQLIPVWIVYFSSIRDANLVLDNLDNDSFSNDFKQRTEAEAHFIRGWAYSELYKLFGRVPIYRSSTDDPLLPRSTDEETQAFIEQELLGAIATLPNQPPAFGKASKGVAMSVLAKFYLNTKQWQKAADMSSGVIDLGLYSLLPNYSDVFEISNEGNAEVIWALPKDAAGAGQFMNALIFPPDYPRPFPNNSVFAARTYLFDDFVNSFEATDTRTSRIITEWQSTATGELVMGLGNDQSHPYKLPFDPNAVGASAGNDIIVIRYADILLTRAEALNELNGPTQEAIDLINEVRNRAGATPLNLGSFGKDSLRDAILSEREWEFYFEGNAREDQIRHGVMISRAQARGKNAQDFHVLYPIPQRELDANSNLEQNPGY encoded by the coding sequence ATGAAAACTTATTATTATAGAATAGCTCTCACTATAATGCTGTCTGGCCTGCTGGGCTGTGAAGAACGTTTGGAGGAAGAGGTGTTCTCTGAGCTCTCGCCCTCAACACTTTTTACCTCTGAGCAAGGTCTCAGCTCCTTATTGAATGCAGCTTATGCCTATTCGCATAGGGCTGGGGATGATGAATCCTGGTCCCCTTATTATTTGGGAACCATGCCAGCCGGTGAGGTATGGGGCGCTGGTGGGTCGATTGAAAGTGTATGGCAATCATTGATCGATTACAATTGGGACAGCAACCATGGCCAATTGATTCCTGTATGGATAGTGTACTTTAGTTCCATTCGTGATGCGAATCTGGTCCTGGACAACCTGGACAATGATTCTTTTTCGAATGATTTTAAGCAGAGAACGGAAGCCGAGGCCCATTTTATAAGGGGATGGGCCTATTCGGAGCTTTACAAGCTTTTTGGTAGGGTGCCGATTTATCGGTCTTCTACTGATGATCCTTTGCTGCCCCGATCAACTGACGAAGAGACTCAGGCCTTTATAGAGCAGGAACTGTTGGGGGCAATAGCCACTTTACCCAACCAACCTCCGGCCTTTGGAAAAGCATCCAAAGGCGTGGCCATGTCGGTCTTGGCAAAGTTTTACCTGAACACCAAGCAATGGCAAAAAGCGGCCGACATGTCCTCGGGCGTTATCGATTTGGGACTGTACAGTCTTTTACCCAATTACTCAGACGTGTTTGAAATATCGAACGAGGGCAATGCCGAGGTCATTTGGGCACTTCCCAAAGATGCTGCTGGGGCGGGCCAGTTTATGAATGCGCTGATTTTCCCACCGGATTATCCAAGACCTTTCCCGAACAATTCTGTATTTGCTGCACGCACTTACTTATTTGATGATTTTGTAAACTCCTTTGAGGCGACAGATACTAGAACCAGCCGTATAATAACCGAATGGCAGAGTACGGCAACCGGTGAACTGGTAATGGGGTTGGGCAACGATCAATCACACCCCTATAAATTACCTTTTGACCCAAATGCCGTGGGAGCGTCAGCTGGCAATGATATTATTGTCATCAGGTATGCGGACATATTGTTGACAAGGGCAGAAGCACTCAATGAACTCAATGGTCCCACCCAAGAGGCCATCGACCTGATCAACGAGGTCAGGAACCGGGCCGGTGCCACCCCCTTGAATCTGGGAAGTTTTGGCAAAGATTCCTTAAGAGATGCCATATTGAGTGAAAGGGAGTGGGAATTTTACTTTGAAGGAAATGCGAGGGAAGACCAAATAAGACACGGGGTCATGATTTCTAGGGCCCAAGCAAGGGGGAAAAATGCCCAGGATTTTCATGTGCTCTATCCGATTCCCCAAAGAGAACTGGATGCCAATTCAAATTTGGAACAAAATCCTGGATATTAA
- a CDS encoding TonB-dependent receptor: MRSFLCYILLGLTALYANHSYSQTKFNLDLKNVSLETLFNQLQDESEYIFFYKDGILPNDNSITLKKNNITLPNVLDSLLESYGLGYNIIGRQVTVFKDQTYHIPNTDAVFFQDFTVSGTVLDDSGVPLAGANIIEKGTTNGTQTDFDGNFSIKVTDGDVILTVSYIGFTTKEIPVNGQSVLNIVLQESTAVLDEIVVVGYGTQKKSDLTGSVASLGQDDMNPGANVSVDQMMLGRAAGVQINQASSAPGGGLAIRIRGSNSLNASNEPLYVIDGFPIDNSPNLGSGGVAEVGQNLSPRNPLNSLNPADVESIEILKDASATAIYGSRGANGVILITTKKGSKGKVNVTYDVYAGIQSVAEKIDVLSTSQYIDAINDLSIAQGNAVVFNNEDISRIGRGTDWQDEVFRSAPLTNHNLAVSGGSENTNYYASFNYFDQEGVVKNTGIKRYTGRINLETKIGNKTQIGLNFNTSLVKDNNNVDGVNTNEQAGPIYSSLLYDPTETIFNDDGTFSQSANLTVNNPVTLINAIISESETNRTFGSAFLNYDFTEDLSGKFNFGTDRQTSRRDIYNTTQTIRGGAAGGIANINVLERSNYLFEYTMTYDKAFNEDHALTVLGGITFQKFSSRFFSGNISGFPTDDIKTNNLALGDTNTDVLSSGKEENTLLSYLGRVNYNLFDKFLFTASIRADGSSRFGENNKWGYFPSFALGYKLDQEEFIPDSFSQFKLRASWGQTGNQEIGNYASQLTFGTGPNVVFGGTISGSVSPQRIPNPDLKWETTEQLNIGLDFGISGGRFSGSLDYFSKESKDLLFDLPLPFASGYSSILTNVGEVKNSGVEFLFNSTNIVTDDFKWDTSLNFSAIKNEVVDLGRIESIVTGSVQAVGNTAIIQEGDPLASYYGYVVTGIFQEGDDIANSPQPTAQPGFPIFEDRNGDGAITPTDQTIIGTPYPDFTYGIQNSISYKNLTLDFFFQGQAGVDLLNINLIESLYPANFRRNRLAHQILDRWTPQNTGAKWPSGVNPNAYGAGKVNTLTIQDASYLRLKNVRLSYNVPVQNIDFLNSLQVYVTGQNLFTITDYVGFDPEANSFGRSNVRIDYSSYPLATTYMLGLTANF, translated from the coding sequence ATGAGGTCCTTTCTTTGTTACATATTATTGGGGTTAACCGCTCTCTATGCAAACCACTCTTACTCACAGACCAAGTTTAATCTTGACCTTAAAAATGTAAGTTTAGAGACACTATTCAACCAGTTACAGGATGAAAGCGAGTACATCTTTTTTTACAAAGATGGTATTTTGCCCAATGATAATTCAATTACTCTCAAGAAAAACAATATAACCTTACCTAACGTTCTTGACTCTTTATTAGAATCGTACGGTCTAGGTTACAATATTATTGGCAGACAAGTAACAGTCTTTAAAGATCAAACCTATCATATACCAAACACCGACGCCGTTTTTTTTCAAGATTTTACGGTCAGCGGAACGGTTTTGGATGATTCAGGAGTTCCTTTGGCAGGAGCAAATATCATCGAAAAGGGAACCACGAACGGCACCCAAACCGATTTTGATGGAAATTTTTCGATCAAGGTAACTGACGGTGATGTCATATTGACCGTATCCTATATCGGGTTCACTACGAAAGAAATCCCTGTCAACGGACAATCGGTTTTGAACATTGTTTTGCAGGAAAGTACTGCCGTCCTTGATGAAATCGTGGTTGTCGGCTATGGAACGCAGAAGAAAAGTGACTTAACTGGGTCCGTGGCGTCATTGGGTCAAGACGACATGAACCCGGGGGCGAACGTATCCGTGGACCAAATGATGCTAGGTAGGGCTGCTGGGGTACAGATAAACCAAGCCAGTTCAGCCCCTGGAGGTGGGTTGGCAATTAGGATCAGGGGCTCCAACTCTTTGAATGCCAGTAACGAGCCTTTGTATGTAATAGATGGGTTCCCGATTGACAACAGCCCCAACCTTGGTTCTGGCGGGGTGGCCGAAGTAGGTCAAAACCTGAGCCCTAGGAATCCCTTGAATTCCCTGAATCCAGCTGATGTGGAATCGATAGAGATTTTAAAGGATGCCTCAGCAACGGCAATTTACGGTTCAAGAGGGGCAAATGGGGTAATTTTGATCACTACCAAGAAGGGAAGCAAAGGCAAGGTAAATGTCACGTATGATGTATATGCAGGTATCCAATCGGTCGCTGAAAAAATCGATGTGCTTTCCACCTCACAATACATAGATGCCATAAACGACTTGTCAATTGCACAAGGAAACGCAGTGGTTTTCAACAATGAGGATATTTCAAGAATCGGCAGGGGGACCGATTGGCAAGATGAAGTCTTTCGCTCGGCTCCTTTGACCAATCACAACCTGGCTGTGAGCGGGGGCAGCGAAAACACAAACTATTATGCCTCATTCAACTATTTTGATCAAGAAGGTGTTGTAAAAAATACGGGGATAAAAAGATATACCGGAAGAATAAACCTTGAGACAAAAATTGGGAACAAGACCCAGATAGGCCTAAACTTCAACACAAGTTTGGTCAAGGACAACAACAATGTCGATGGCGTCAATACCAATGAGCAAGCAGGGCCTATTTATTCTTCATTGTTATATGATCCTACGGAGACCATATTTAATGACGATGGTACTTTTAGCCAGTCGGCGAATCTGACTGTCAACAATCCAGTTACCTTGATAAATGCCATCATTAGCGAGAGCGAGACCAATAGAACATTCGGAAGTGCTTTTTTGAACTACGATTTCACTGAAGATCTTTCAGGCAAGTTCAATTTCGGGACCGACAGACAAACATCGAGACGTGACATTTACAATACCACCCAGACCATTCGTGGCGGTGCCGCTGGCGGTATCGCGAACATCAACGTATTGGAACGCTCCAACTATCTGTTCGAGTACACGATGACCTATGACAAAGCTTTTAACGAAGACCATGCACTTACGGTATTGGGTGGTATCACCTTTCAAAAGTTCAGTTCGCGGTTCTTTTCCGGTAATATCAGCGGTTTTCCGACAGATGATATCAAAACTAACAATTTGGCACTGGGCGACACCAATACGGATGTACTCTCTAGTGGCAAGGAAGAAAATACCTTGTTGTCATATCTAGGCAGGGTGAACTATAACCTTTTTGACAAATTTTTATTTACCGCCTCAATAAGGGCGGATGGGTCATCAAGGTTTGGAGAGAACAACAAATGGGGTTATTTTCCATCCTTTGCCTTGGGCTATAAACTTGACCAAGAAGAATTTATTCCCGATAGTTTCAGCCAGTTCAAGCTACGGGCGAGTTGGGGTCAGACAGGTAACCAGGAAATTGGCAACTATGCATCGCAACTGACCTTTGGAACAGGACCCAACGTAGTGTTTGGTGGCACCATTTCAGGCAGTGTCTCCCCCCAGCGTATTCCAAATCCAGACCTTAAGTGGGAAACCACCGAACAACTCAACATCGGTCTTGATTTCGGTATTTCAGGGGGCAGATTCAGTGGTAGTTTAGATTATTTTTCAAAAGAATCGAAGGATTTGTTGTTTGACCTTCCATTGCCATTTGCTTCCGGTTATTCATCAATATTGACAAATGTAGGCGAAGTTAAGAACAGTGGGGTTGAGTTTCTTTTTAACTCGACCAACATAGTGACCGATGATTTTAAATGGGATACTTCATTGAATTTTTCCGCCATTAAGAATGAAGTGGTGGATTTGGGACGAATTGAAAGTATTGTGACGGGAAGTGTACAAGCAGTGGGCAACACGGCGATCATTCAAGAAGGTGATCCCCTGGCCTCCTATTATGGATATGTTGTCACCGGCATTTTTCAGGAAGGTGACGATATAGCCAATTCACCACAGCCCACAGCCCAGCCAGGCTTTCCAATTTTTGAAGATAGAAATGGAGATGGGGCCATTACGCCTACCGACCAGACCATTATAGGCACCCCATATCCTGATTTTACCTATGGTATACAAAATTCAATTTCCTACAAGAATTTGACGTTGGACTTCTTTTTTCAAGGTCAGGCAGGTGTCGACCTATTGAATATCAACCTGATAGAGTCTCTCTATCCTGCAAACTTCAGAAGAAACCGACTTGCGCACCAAATATTGGATCGATGGACGCCCCAAAATACAGGTGCTAAATGGCCATCAGGGGTAAACCCCAATGCCTATGGTGCAGGAAAAGTGAATACCCTGACCATTCAAGATGCATCTTACCTGCGTTTGAAAAATGTCAGGCTATCGTACAACGTTCCAGTTCAAAATATTGATTTTTTGAACTCACTTCAAGTCTATGTGACCGGCCAGAACCTGTTTACAATTACTGATTATGTGGGATTTGATCCTGAGGCTAATTCATTCGGTAGAAGTAACGTTAGGATCGATTATAGTAGTTATCCCCTGGCAACAACCTATATGTTGGGTCTTACTGCCAATTTTTAG